A portion of the Pedobacter cryoconitis genome contains these proteins:
- a CDS encoding PepSY-associated TM helix domain-containing protein: MTLKKINAWLHLWLGLASGLIVFIVSITGCIYVFEKEIRSLYQPWQFVQPQEKSFLLPTQLIAHAKPELGKLKPTSINYGQKNEAATVNSLNRKKGTSLVIYMNPYTAEIIHIDRKSKRSNVDFFRFILNGHRTLWMGKTGSKVIGVGVLIFVCLLISGIVLWWPKKWIKSIKDQSFKIKWSGSFKRVNYDLHKVAGFYVFLVLLLISLTGLVYSYKWYSKSLYWVTSGGKSLEAKPRPLSDTTTNAVFQPKNIDKIYSKLATTSQAAGMFITLPAKSSDAIGFIVYLKAGTFYKADRYAFDQYTMKQFAGNSPLLGKYEDASIPDKIRRMNYDLHVGSVMGLPTKIIAFLASLISASLPITGFLVWYGKKFKKKKGKKPLVQEKMVLKKKISPWELKKVRTAAMQEPVI; the protein is encoded by the coding sequence ATGACTTTAAAAAAGATCAATGCATGGTTACATTTATGGCTGGGACTTGCTTCAGGCCTGATTGTATTTATTGTAAGTATTACAGGATGTATTTATGTTTTTGAAAAAGAAATAAGAAGCCTCTATCAGCCATGGCAGTTTGTACAACCTCAGGAAAAATCTTTCCTGTTACCGACCCAGCTAATCGCGCATGCAAAGCCAGAATTAGGCAAATTAAAACCTACTTCTATCAATTACGGACAGAAAAATGAAGCAGCTACCGTTAATTCTCTAAACCGTAAAAAAGGGACAAGCCTGGTTATTTATATGAATCCTTACACCGCCGAGATCATTCACATTGACCGCAAGAGCAAAAGGAGCAATGTCGATTTCTTCCGGTTTATTCTGAACGGCCACCGTACACTCTGGATGGGAAAAACAGGTTCCAAGGTAATCGGAGTTGGTGTATTGATCTTTGTGTGCCTACTAATTTCCGGTATCGTTTTGTGGTGGCCTAAAAAGTGGATCAAATCAATCAAGGATCAAAGCTTTAAAATTAAATGGAGTGGCAGCTTTAAACGCGTGAACTATGATCTGCATAAAGTTGCAGGGTTTTATGTCTTTCTGGTCTTACTGCTGATTTCATTAACAGGTCTTGTCTACAGTTATAAATGGTATAGCAAATCTTTATACTGGGTAACTTCGGGTGGAAAATCTTTAGAAGCAAAGCCAAGGCCTTTATCAGATACAACTACAAATGCTGTGTTTCAGCCCAAAAATATTGATAAAATTTACAGTAAACTGGCTACGACAAGTCAGGCAGCAGGTATGTTTATTACGCTTCCTGCAAAATCTTCTGATGCCATAGGCTTTATTGTTTATTTAAAAGCAGGTACATTTTATAAAGCAGACAGATACGCTTTCGATCAGTATACGATGAAGCAATTTGCTGGTAACTCTCCGCTGCTGGGGAAATACGAGGATGCGAGTATTCCCGATAAAATCAGGAGAATGAACTATGACCTGCACGTGGGCTCGGTGATGGGCCTTCCCACCAAAATCATAGCCTTTTTAGCCAGCCTGATCTCTGCAAGTCTGCCAATTACCGGATTTTTAGTATGGTACGGTAAGAAATTCAAAAAGAAAAAAGGGAAGAAACCATTGGTTCAGGAAAAAATGGTCCTGAAGAAGAAAATTTCTCCATGGGAGCTTAAAAAAGTGCGTACTGCAGCTATGCAGGAACCTGTCATTTAA